A genome region from Labilibaculum antarcticum includes the following:
- a CDS encoding YceD family protein, translating to MDYLTKYTIPFKGLNDGKHEFNFTIDQEFFEHFQKEDAYQVDASVKVTLEKKSLVMTLIIELDGKMKVPCDRCLEEFNMKVNGESSVYVKFGEENEELADDVIVISGSVNKLETAQYIYELFVLSLPLSFVHPEDEDGNSTCNEEMIQKLNDHSVKDVQDIDPRWNDLRKLIDNN from the coding sequence GTGGATTATCTAACAAAATATACGATTCCTTTCAAAGGATTGAATGATGGTAAACATGAATTTAATTTCACCATTGATCAGGAATTCTTTGAGCATTTTCAAAAAGAAGATGCATATCAAGTTGATGCTTCAGTGAAAGTAACGCTGGAGAAGAAAAGCTTGGTTATGACATTGATTATTGAATTGGATGGTAAAATGAAAGTGCCCTGTGATCGTTGTCTCGAGGAATTTAACATGAAGGTGAATGGAGAAAGTTCTGTTTACGTGAAATTTGGAGAGGAAAATGAGGAGTTGGCTGATGATGTTATTGTGATTTCAGGATCGGTAAATAAACTTGAAACAGCACAATACATCTATGAGTTGTTTGTACTGAGCTTACCTTTAAGCTTTGTTCATCCCGAAGATGAAGATGGAAACAGCACTTGTAATGAAGAAATGATTCAAAAATTGAATGACCATTCGGTGAAAGATGTACAAGACATTGATCCAAGATGGAATGATTTAAGAAAATTGATTGATAATAATTAG
- the rsgA gene encoding ribosome small subunit-dependent GTPase A has protein sequence MKEGLIIKSTGSWYTVKSNDGVIHNCRIKGRFRMDGIRTTNPISVGDKVDFQEENEANVIVKIHDRKNYIIRKSSNLSKHSQIIAANIDQAFLIVTVNYPLTTTTFIDRFLAAAEAYRIPVNLIFNKIDRYRPNDLTRLGELKFTYEKIGYKCFEISAKQGTHLDIIREALKGKINLLSGHSGVGKSTLINAIQPGLDLKTGEISEAHSQGKHTTTFSEMFELDFGGYIIDTPGIRGFGTIDMEKEEMSHFFPEIFKTSANCQFNNCTHVHEPKCAVKAAVEIGEICITRYESYLGMIMEDENSKYRI, from the coding sequence TTGAAAGAAGGATTAATAATCAAGTCGACAGGAAGTTGGTATACCGTTAAATCCAACGATGGTGTAATTCATAATTGCCGTATAAAAGGGCGGTTTAGAATGGATGGAATTCGCACAACCAATCCAATATCAGTTGGGGATAAAGTGGATTTTCAAGAGGAAAATGAGGCGAATGTAATTGTGAAGATACATGATCGGAAGAATTACATCATCCGAAAATCATCCAACTTATCAAAACACAGTCAGATAATTGCTGCGAATATCGATCAGGCATTTTTGATTGTCACGGTTAATTATCCTTTAACAACTACAACTTTTATCGATCGTTTTTTAGCTGCAGCAGAGGCATATCGAATACCGGTCAATCTTATTTTTAATAAAATTGACAGATACCGCCCAAATGATCTGACGCGCTTGGGTGAATTGAAATTCACTTACGAAAAAATAGGCTACAAATGTTTCGAAATTTCGGCCAAACAGGGCACTCATTTGGATATCATCAGAGAAGCCTTAAAAGGTAAAATAAATTTACTGTCGGGACATTCAGGTGTTGGGAAATCGACTTTAATAAATGCGATACAGCCTGGTTTGGACTTAAAAACCGGCGAAATTTCTGAAGCTCACTCTCAAGGAAAACATACTACAACTTTCTCTGAAATGTTTGAATTGGATTTCGGTGGTTATATTATTGATACTCCAGGGATTAGAGGTTTTGGAACTATTGATATGGAAAAGGAAGAGATGTCACACTTTTTTCCTGAAATATTCAAGACTTCAGCGAATTGTCAATTCAATAATTGTACTCATGTGCATGAACCAAAATGTGCTGTAAAAGCCGCAGTTGAAATAGGAGAAATTTGCATCACCAGGTATGAAAGTTATTTGGGGATGATCATGGAGGATGAGAATAGCAAATACAGAATATAG
- the rpmF gene encoding 50S ribosomal protein L32, producing MAHPKHRTSKQRRNKRRTHIKATPATLASCSNCGATVKYHTVCPECGYYRGKLAIEKQVTA from the coding sequence ATGGCACATCCAAAACACAGAACGTCGAAGCAGAGAAGAAATAAGAGAAGAACTCATATTAAAGCAACTCCAGCTACTTTAGCATCTTGCTCAAATTGTGGAGCAACTGTTAAATATCACACTGTTTGCCCTGAGTGCGGTTATTATAGAGGCAAATTGGCTATCGAAAAACAAGTTACAGCATAA
- a CDS encoding TIGR00266 family protein has product MKSHEIDYKIFGDDIQLVEIELDSNETVIAEAGAMSYMEEGITFETKMGDGSEPEKGMFSKLVSAGSRMITGESLFLTHFTHKGSGKSRVGFAAPYPGTIMPIDLSKSGGSLIVQKDGFLCAALGTKVSIAFNKKLGAALFGGEGFILQKLQGDGKAFVHAGGTVIEKVLVNQTLRVDTGCVVAFEEGIDFSVEKAGGLKSMIFGGEGIFLATLRGTGKVWLQSMPIRKLVKAIAPRGDNRRKGASSILGDFLEG; this is encoded by the coding sequence ATGAAATCACACGAAATTGACTACAAGATATTCGGGGACGACATTCAATTAGTTGAAATTGAATTGGATTCCAACGAAACAGTTATTGCGGAGGCTGGAGCCATGTCTTACATGGAAGAAGGCATCACTTTTGAAACTAAAATGGGTGATGGTTCCGAACCAGAGAAGGGCATGTTCAGTAAGCTTGTGTCGGCAGGATCTCGCATGATAACTGGTGAATCTTTGTTTCTAACTCATTTTACCCATAAAGGATCAGGAAAGTCCAGAGTTGGATTTGCAGCACCATATCCAGGAACAATTATGCCTATCGATTTGAGTAAATCAGGAGGTTCATTAATTGTTCAGAAAGATGGGTTTTTATGTGCTGCTTTGGGAACGAAAGTGAGTATTGCCTTTAATAAAAAATTAGGAGCGGCACTATTTGGTGGCGAAGGATTCATTCTTCAGAAACTTCAAGGAGATGGTAAAGCCTTTGTTCATGCTGGAGGAACGGTTATTGAAAAAGTATTAGTTAATCAAACACTTCGCGTGGATACTGGTTGTGTTGTTGCATTTGAAGAGGGAATCGATTTTTCAGTTGAAAAGGCCGGAGGACTAAAATCAATGATCTTTGGCGGGGAAGGGATATTCTTAGCAACATTAAGAGGTACTGGGAAAGTTTGGTTACAATCTATGCCAATTCGTAAATTAGTGAAGGCAATTGCTCCCAGAGGCGATAATCGAAGAAAAGGTGCCAGCTCAATTCTTGGAGATTTTCTTGAAGGATAG
- a CDS encoding sensor histidine kinase, whose protein sequence is MDIYLKNRHWKLYFLLIAIIIVLCSILYTNNLVGKLANEEGKKIELWAEGMRSLQLNPDQDVSLINRILEQNETIPVILVDDNGNVVDYRNIPLPKRNQDEVLKEKLQDMKDDNHSIEIELVNGKNYIYFDDSNLLKRLAWYPFVQLGAIITFILIAYLAFSYSKSAEQNQVWVGMSKETAHQLGTPISSLMAWMELIKSGEIDSQLAKEMAKDVDRLEVIAERFSKIGSKPVLKFTNIFDVLDSSVGYLKKRTSDKVEYSIELTDTDNGMVPLNKELFSWVIENLAKNAVDAMEGKGKLNFLVSSKANQLIIDISDTGKGIARNQFKTIFKPGFTSKKRGWGLGLSLSKRIIENYHRGKIFVASSELGSGAVFRIILPLN, encoded by the coding sequence TTGGATATCTATCTAAAAAACCGTCATTGGAAATTATATTTTTTACTGATCGCCATAATAATTGTTTTATGCTCTATTCTGTACACCAATAATCTGGTGGGTAAGTTGGCTAACGAAGAGGGAAAAAAAATTGAATTGTGGGCTGAGGGAATGCGTAGTCTGCAATTAAATCCTGATCAGGATGTATCACTTATTAATCGTATTCTGGAACAAAATGAGACCATTCCGGTCATTCTTGTCGATGATAACGGAAACGTTGTTGATTACAGAAACATACCACTCCCTAAAAGGAATCAAGATGAGGTTTTAAAGGAAAAACTTCAAGATATGAAGGATGATAATCACTCAATAGAGATAGAGCTTGTAAATGGTAAAAACTACATCTATTTTGATGATTCGAATCTCTTAAAGCGATTGGCTTGGTATCCTTTTGTGCAATTAGGGGCAATTATCACTTTTATTTTGATAGCCTATTTGGCTTTTTCGTATTCAAAATCGGCCGAACAGAATCAGGTTTGGGTTGGAATGTCGAAAGAAACAGCTCATCAGTTAGGAACCCCAATTAGCTCTTTAATGGCTTGGATGGAGCTCATTAAATCTGGCGAAATTGATTCACAATTAGCTAAAGAAATGGCAAAAGACGTCGATCGGTTAGAAGTAATTGCCGAACGTTTTTCAAAAATTGGATCGAAACCTGTTTTAAAATTCACTAACATTTTTGATGTACTTGACAGTAGTGTCGGATACTTAAAAAAGAGAACTTCCGATAAAGTTGAATACAGTATAGAGCTTACAGATACTGACAATGGAATGGTTCCATTAAATAAAGAGTTGTTTTCGTGGGTAATTGAGAATTTGGCGAAGAATGCGGTTGATGCGATGGAAGGGAAGGGGAAATTAAATTTTTTGGTTTCAAGTAAAGCAAATCAATTGATTATTGATATCAGTGATACAGGAAAAGGGATAGCCAGAAATCAATTTAAAACCATTTTTAAGCCCGGATTTACCTCAAAAAAAAGAGGATGGGGGCTTGGATTATCTCTTTCTAAAAGGATTATTGAAAATTATCACCGCGGAAAAATATTTGTTGCTAGCTCAGAATTGGGTAGTGGTGCGGTTTTTAGGATTATTTTACCATTAAATTGA
- the mnmH gene encoding tRNA 2-selenouridine(34) synthase MnmH — MATILDPKEFLEMGKTLPMVDVRTAAEFDAGHIPGARNLPIFSNEERVVVGTKYKRAGKDSAVLLGLELVGPKLARFVGKAKKIAPEKEILIHCWRGGMRSGSMAWLFETAGFTVYLLKGGYKAYRTYNRERFADKAEIIILGGMTGSGKTEVLHEMMGMGHQVLDLEGVANHKGSVFGALGQANQPTSENFENELAQKWSEFDYSRPIWIEDESNSVGSVRINEVLFLRMRNADVVSMDIPKEERIKRLVKEYACFDIAVLKELVLKIEKRLGGLNVKNAIESLDNGDFHTVADITLTYYDKAYLHGQQKRKGQTIYSIALEKDDPKENAKAILEFYSNLKK, encoded by the coding sequence ATGGCTACAATACTTGATCCTAAAGAATTTCTTGAAATGGGTAAAACTTTACCCATGGTTGATGTTCGAACTGCTGCAGAATTTGATGCCGGACATATTCCCGGAGCTCGTAATCTTCCAATTTTCTCGAATGAGGAAAGAGTTGTTGTTGGAACTAAATACAAGAGGGCAGGCAAGGATTCAGCCGTTTTATTGGGCTTAGAATTGGTAGGGCCAAAATTGGCTCGATTTGTAGGAAAAGCAAAAAAAATTGCTCCAGAGAAAGAAATACTGATACATTGCTGGAGAGGCGGAATGCGAAGTGGAAGTATGGCTTGGCTGTTCGAGACTGCAGGATTCACCGTTTATCTGTTAAAAGGAGGATATAAGGCCTACAGGACATACAACCGGGAACGATTTGCCGATAAAGCGGAAATAATCATTTTGGGTGGAATGACCGGCAGTGGTAAAACGGAGGTTTTGCATGAAATGATGGGAATGGGACATCAGGTTCTTGATTTGGAAGGTGTTGCCAACCATAAAGGATCAGTATTTGGCGCTTTGGGACAAGCTAATCAGCCAACAAGTGAGAATTTTGAAAATGAATTAGCTCAAAAATGGTCTGAATTTGATTATTCTCGTCCCATTTGGATTGAAGATGAAAGCAACTCGGTTGGATCCGTGCGGATTAATGAGGTTTTGTTTCTTCGAATGAGAAATGCTGATGTGGTTAGTATGGATATTCCCAAAGAGGAGCGAATCAAGAGGTTGGTCAAAGAATATGCCTGTTTTGATATCGCTGTTTTAAAAGAACTGGTTTTAAAAATAGAGAAACGATTGGGTGGTTTGAATGTTAAGAATGCAATTGAAAGTCTTGATAATGGTGATTTTCACACTGTGGCAGATATTACATTAACCTACTACGACAAAGCGTATCTTCACGGTCAGCAAAAGCGAAAAGGGCAAACAATTTATTCGATAGCACTTGAAAAGGACGATCCTAAGGAAAATGCAAAAGCCATCCTTGAATTCTACTCAAACTTAAAGAAGTAA